In Oryza sativa Japonica Group chromosome 11, ASM3414082v1, the following are encoded in one genomic region:
- the LOC107276009 gene encoding uncharacterized protein → MERGENIEVNVDAKSDSVLAHIVGNLPVGQIKVEQRSCELAIDDSKIPGTSLHRATCSTGPCVAISKPIEEAKTIYRILCQCDHPNVLKPIGVWKNPSDDASAYLVLEEVEASLGSKDREFMFSVEDSFIYGFSNIGFKIFRALCNVVNYINGLYMNSAAGTSSSVAGAIPLTPIKLNSSMIFYKLMVEGEVEVVVTDFCVRQPRDLVKKTRKGRPKEVTIEDVQQFNWRAVGLCLKKMYGPEGNVNEELKDLAAYLEGSKPEEGPVTYDGILWHPGAWEANIKTQFIREIFWLIDKERDKLKTKKLIETEKGKSLIKIKRTLGIAASLKNFAGKELQENNLLDSLEHLRTYIVAHPDMSYNSTDEQDKLKFDKVRCERLIQKVKGDYMIKLRKEIRNLEWITESPVLRDQNNYMERFYEMKKNEMENQR, encoded by the exons ATGGAACGTGGGGAAAACATTGAAGTGAATGTCGATGCCAAGTCTGATTCAGTACT GGCACATATCGTGGGTAATTTACCAGTGGGACAG ATCAAAGTTGAACAAAGAAGTTGTGAGTTAGCTATTGATGATAGCAAGATTCCTGGGACATCACTACATCGTGCAACATGTAGCACAGGACCCTGTGTTGCAATCTCAAAACCAATTGAGGAAGCAAAAACGATATACCGCATTCTGTGCCAATGTGACCACCCCAACGTGCTGAAACCCATAGGTGTCTGGAAGAATCCCTCGGACGACGCTAGTGCATACCTGGTACTAGAGGAAGTTGAGGCATCTCTTGGCTCTAAAGACAGAGAATTCATGTTCTCTGTCGAGGACTCTTTCATATATGGTTTTTCAAATATTGGTTTTAAAATTTTCAG GGCGCTATGTAATGTGGTGAATTACATTAACGGACTTTACATGAATAGTGCTGCTGGGACCAGTAGTAGTGTTGCTGGAGCAATTCCGTTGACGCCCATTAAACTTAACTCCAGCATGATATTTTATAAGCTTATGGTAGAAGGGGAGGTGGAGGTTGTGGTGACTGATTTCTGTGTAAGACAACCCCGAGACCTTGTAAAGAAAACCAGGAAGGGTCGCCCAAAAG AAGTAACAATTGAAGATGTCCAACAGTTTAACTGGAGGGCTGTTGGACTCTGCCTGAAAAAAATGTATGGACCAGAAGGAAATGTCAATGAGGAGTTGAAAGATTTAGCTGCATATTTGGAAGGATCAAAACCAGAAGAAGGACCAGTAAC ATATGATGGTATACTCTGGCATCCAGGAGCATGGGAAGCAAATATAAAAACTCAGTTCATTAGAGAAATTTTTTGGCTGATTGATAAAGAACGAGACAAGTTGAAAACAAAGAAACTAATAGAAACAGAGAAGGGGAAATCACTGATCAAAATAAAGCGTACACTTGGAATAGCAGCAAGTTTAAAAAACTTTGCAGGCAAGGAACTTCAGGAAAATAACTTGCTAGATTCTTTAGAACATTTAAGGACCTACATTGTAGCACATCCTGATATGAGTTATAACAGCACGGATGAACAG GATAAACTTAAATTTGACAAGGTCAGATGTGAGAGACTCATACAAAAAGTCAAAGGAGACTACATGATAAAATTACGAAAAGAAATTAGGAATTTAGAGTGGATAACTGAATCTCCAGTGCTAAGAG ATCAAAATAACTACATGGAAAGGTTTTATGAGATGAAAAAGAATGAAATGGAAAACCAGAGATGA